A single genomic interval of Monodelphis domestica isolate mMonDom1 chromosome X, mMonDom1.pri, whole genome shotgun sequence harbors:
- the LOC100016800 gene encoding uncharacterized transmembrane protein DDB_G0289901-like: protein MSASSGSSPNAKSSTAAEGPGSGGIGGGGDNSGSSRSMAEGPSASSGGSGKGLSANPGSGDSGMAEGPTASSAGSSKVLGASPGSGDSGMVEGPRSSGGTDHSGMTEGPSASPSSGGSVMAEGPSASSGGSSKILGASPGSGGSGMAGGPSASSGGSGKCLSATPGSGGNSMMEGPSASPGSDGSSMAEGLSTSPDSGDSSMMEGPRSSGGTGGSGMAEGPSASPGSDGSSMAEDPRSSGGTGGSVMEEGPSASPSSGGSGMAEGPSASPDSGGSSMVEGPRSSDGTSGSSMEEGPSTSPGSGGSSSMTEGPGSSGGTGSSGMEEGPSTSPGSGSSEGTNASPDSGGSSMTEGPRSSGGTSGSSMEEGPSASPGSGMAEGPSASPSSGGSSMVEGPSASPNSGGGNMAEGTRSSSGTGGSGMEEGPSASPGSGDSSMAEGPRSNGDTGGSSMAEGPSARPSSGGSSMAEDPRSSGGTGGSSMAEGPSASPGSGGSSMVEGPRSNGGSGSCSSVEEGPNTGGRGNNSSSMAEELRSSGGSSMAKGLRSNSGTGGSGGEDPSTKNSSSSDEDSSSSGSTSGGRGSDGGEGDGDGEGDSDEGDGEGDSGGDEGDGDDGDGDGDGDDGDGEADSGSDEGDGDDGDGDGDGDGDGDGDSGGDEGDGDEGDDEGDSDGGEGDSNCNKDSDGSLRGICSGPSPSPRGTVKGTDGNLCHSGTGAGCHRPDFSGTFRFSDMGFSSASEDEDEDDDSDTDYNDMDNNNDDKDGNRSPSGATGTGGRAGLIASSRLSNISFSSSRNGASSTPRSFPGFTSIGGTSASGAGPSVGISSSDSFQAISNIFQSISSSLPTTNVFPNITGIFHDTSSRSTSPSPGTSGNIFQRTSGDGSSTSNLFASTSGNGSRIGGLFATSGDGASTSNLFSATSGEGFRTSSLFSATSGEGFRTGSLFSAPSGEGFRTGSLFSTTSGHDTRTGSLFSATSGEGFRTGSLFSTTSGDDTRTGSLFSATSGEGFRTGSLFSATSGHDTRTGSLFSAPSGHDTRTGSLFSAPSGEGFRTGSLFSAPSGDDARTGSLFSSPSGDDARTGSLFSAPSGDDARTGSLFSSPSGDDARTGSLFSAPSGDDARTGSLFSAPSGDDARTGSLFSAPSGDDARTGSLFSAPSGDDARTGSLFSSPSGDDARTGSLFSAPSGDDARTGSLFSAPSGDDARTGSLFSAPSGDDARTGSLFSAPSGDDARTGSLFSAPSGDDARTGSLFSAPSGDDARTGSLFSAPSGDDARTGSLFSAPSDGSGTSDLFSCTSGLGLRTGSGLSSTSQVSTKPLEASSGRSSSNVLISQGGGEASTTTGFEVAFERQFCHVVSGWNYEWTPEGQVLSYAATTLQQESDVGLKRTSKRKQEDEDQAATSSGSDQNESSASGAGMMQPPSKKSRVSVAAEREYLLWGSLGKEFRGREEVPVHIPEALKPLLVQDWELVTLGKKLFNLPAKKTVSVILSEYATFQPNCQSRDKRCSVSALVAMIKEYFDFLLATRLLYKFEKQQHAEILARFPTHKMSQIYGGPHLLRLFQQLGPMLTYTSLDDNSLNVLMTHLQDFLEYLARNPSQLFTAATDYHLATKEYQEKAE, encoded by the coding sequence ATGTCGGCCAGCAGTGGAAGCAGCCCAAATGCCAAGAGCAGCACCGCAGCAGAGGGCCCTGGCAGCGGTGGCATCGGTGGCGGTGGCGACAACAGTGGGAGCAGCAGAAGCATGGCAGAGGGCCCCAGCGCCAGCAGTGGTGGCAGCGGCAAGGGCCTCAGTGCCAATCCAGGCAGTGGTGACAGCGGCATGGCAGAGGGCCCCACCGCAAGCAGTGCTGGCAGCAGCAAGGTCCTTGGTGCCAGTCCCGGCAGTGGTGACAGTGGCATGGTGGAGGGCCCCAGGAGCAGTGGTGGCACAGACCACAGTGGCATGACAGAGGGTCCAAGTGCCAGTCCCAGCAGTGGTGGCAGCGTCATGGCAGAGGGCCCCAGTGCTAGTAGTGGTGGCAGCAGCAAGATCCTCGGTGCCAGTCCCGGCAGTGGTGGCAGCGGCATGGCAGGGGGCCCCAGTGCTAGTAGTGGTGGCAGCGGCAAGTGCCTCAGTGCCACTCCTGGCAGTGGTGGCAACAGCATGATGGAGGGCCCCAGTGCCAGTCCAGGCAGTGATGGCAGCAGCATGGCAGAGGGCCTCAGTACCAGTCCAGACAGTGGTGACAGCAGCATGATGGAGGGCCCCAGGAGCAGTGGTGGCACAGGTGGCAGTGGCATGGCAGAGGGCCCCAGTGCCAGTCCTGGCAGTGATGGCAGCAGCATGGCAGAGGACCCCAGGAGCAGTGGTGGCACAGGTGGCAGTGTCATGGAGGAGGGTCCTAGTGCCAGTCCCAGCAGTGGTGGCAGTGGCATGGCAGAGGGCCCCAGTGCCAGTCCAGACAGTGGTGGTAGCAGCATGGTGGAGGGCCCTAGGAGCAGTGATGGCACAAGTGGAAGCAGCATGGAGGAGGGCCCCAGTACCAGTCCTGGCAGTGGTGGCAGCAGCAGCATGACAGAGGGCCCTGGGAGCAGTGGTGGCACAGGCAGCAGTGGCATGGAGGAGGGCCCCAGTACCAGTCCTGGCAGTGGAAGCAGTGAGGGCACCAATGCCAGTCCAGACAGTGGTGGCAGCAGCATGACGGAGGGCCCCAGGAGCAGTGGTGGAACAAGTGGCAGCAGCATGGAGGAGGGCCCCAGTGCCAGTCCAGGCAGTGGCATGGCGGAGGGCCCCAGTGCCAGTCCCAGCAGTGGTGGCAGCAGCATGGTGGAGGGCCCCAGTGCCAGTCCAAACAGTGGTGGCGGCAACATGGCGGAGGGCACCAGGAGCAGTAGTGGCACAGGTGGCAGTGGCATGGAGGAGGGCCCCAGTGCCAGTCCTGGCAGTGGTGACAGCAGTATGGCGGAGGGCCCCAGGAGCAATGGTGACACAGGTGGCAGCAGCATGGCAGAGGGCCCCAGTGCCAGACCCAGCAGTGGTGGCAGCAGCATGGCGGAGGACCCCAGGAGCAGTGGTGGCACAGGTGGCAGCAGCATGGCAGAGGGCCCCAGTGCCAGTCCTGGCAGTGGTGGCAGCAGCATGGTGGAGGGCCCCAGGAGCAATGGTGGCAGTGGCAGCTGTAGCAGTGTGGAGGAGGGCCCCAATACCGGTGGCAGGGGCAACAACAGCAGCAGTATGGCAGAGGAACTCAGGAGCAGTGGGGGCAGCAGCATGGCGAAGGGCCTCAGGAGCAATAGTGGCACAGGTGGCAGTGGCGGTGAGGACCCCAGTACCAAGAACAGCAGCAGCAGCGATGAGGACTCTAGTTCCAGTGGCAGCACCAGCGGCGGCAGAGGCAGCGATGGTGGTGAAGGTGATGGTGATGGCGAGGGAGACAGTGATGAAGGTGATGGAGAGGGAGACAGTGGCGGTGATGAAGGTGACGGTGATGATGGTGACGGCGATGGAGacggtgatgatggtgatggcgAGGCAGACAGTGGCAGTGATGAAGGTGacggtgatgatggtgatggcgACGgagatggtgatggtgatggcgACGGAGACAGTGGCGGTGATGAAGGTGATGGTGATGAAGGTGATGACGAGGGAGACAGTGATGGTGGTGAAGGTGACAGCAACTGCAATAAAGACAGCGACGGCAGCCTTCGTGGTATCTGCAGCGGCCCCAGCCCCAGTCCCAGGGGTACCGTTAAGGGCACCGATGGCAACCTCTGCCACTCCGGTACTGGTGCGGGCTGCCACAGACCAGACTTTAGTGGAACCTTTCGTTTCTCAGACATGGGCTTCTCCAGTGCCAgtgaagatgaagatgaggatGATGACAGTGACACAGACTACAATGACATGGACAACAACAATGATGACAAAGATGGTAACCGCAGCCCCAGTGGGGCCACTGGTACTGGTGGCCGTGCTGGCCTTATCGCCAGCAGTCGCTTGTCCAACATCAGCTTTTCCAGCTCAAGAAATGGTGCTTCCAGCACCCCCAGAAGCTTCCCAGGCTTCACCAGCATTGGTGGCACGAGCGCCAGTGGTGCTGGTCCAAGTGTTGGCATTAGCAGCTCTGACAGCTTCCAGGCTATAAGTAACATCTTCCAGAGCATCAGCAGCAGCTTACCCACTACCAATGTCTTCCCTAACATAACTGGCATCTTCCACGACACCAGCAGCAGAAGCACTAGTCCCAGTCCTGGCACCAGCGGCAACATCTTCCAGAGAACCAGTGGCGATGGATCCAGTACCAGCAACCTGTTTGCCAGTACCAGTGGCAATGGATCCAGGATCGGTGGCCTCTTTGCTACCAGTGGTGATGGTGCCAGTACCAGTAACCTCTTCTCTGCTACCAGTGGTGAAGGCTTCAGAACCAGCAGCCTCTTCTCTGCTACCAGTGGTGAAGGCTTCAGAACCGGCAGCCTCTTCTCTGCTCCCAGTGGTGAAGGCTTCAGAACCGGAAGCCTCTTCTCCACTACCAGTGGTCATGACACCAGAACCGGCAGCCTCTTCTCTGCTACCAGTGGTGAAGGCTTCAGAACCGGCAGCCTCTTCTCCACTACCAGTGGTGATGACACCAGAACCGGCAGCCTCTTCTCTGCTACCAGTGGTGAAGGCTTCAGAACCGGCAGCCTCTTCTCCGCTACCAGTGGTCATGACACCAGAACCGGCAGCCTCTTCTCTGCTCCCAGTGGTCATGACACCAGAACCGGCAGCCTCTTCTCTGCTCCCAGTGGTGAAGGCTTCAGAACCGGCAGCCTCTTCTCCGCTCCCAGTGGTGACGACGCCAGAACCGGCagcctcttctcctctcccagtGGTGACGACGCCAGAACCGGCAGCCTCTTCTCCGCTCCCAGTGGTGACGACGCCAGAACCGGCagcctcttctcctctcccagtGGTGACGACGCCAGAACCGGCAGCCTCTTCTCCGCTCCCAGTGGTGACGACGCCAGAACCGGCAGCCTCTTCTCCGCTCCCAGTGGTGACGACGCCAGAACCGGCAGCCTCTTCTCCGCTCCCAGTGGTGACGACGCCAGAACCGGCAGCCTCTTCTCCGCTCCCAGTGGTGACGACGCCAGAACCGGCagcctcttctcctctcccagtGGTGACGACGCCAGAACCGGCAGCCTCTTCTCCGCTCCCAGTGGTGACGACGCCAGAACCGGCAGCCTCTTCTCCGCTCCCAGTGGTGACGACGCCAGAACCGGCAGCCTCTTCTCCGCACCCAGTGGTGACGACGCCAGAACCGGCAGCCTCTTCTCCGCTCCCAGTGGTGACGACGCCAGAACCGGCAGCCTCTTCTCCGCACCCAGTGGTGACGACGCCAGAACCGGCAGCCTCTTCTCCGCTCCCAGTGGTGACGACGCCAGAACCGGCAGCCTCTTCTCCGCTCCCAGTGGTGACGACGCCAGAACCGGCAGCCTCTTCTCCGCACCCAGTGATGGCTCCGGGACCAGTGACCTCTTCTCCTGCACCAGCGGCCTGGGCCTCAGAACCGGCAGTGGCTTGTCCAGCACCAGCCAGGTTAGCACCAAACCCTTAGAGGCTTCCAGTGGGAGGAGCAGTAGCAATGTACTTATTTCCCAGGGAGGCGGGGAGGCCAGCACCACCACTGGCTTTGAGGTAGCCTTTGAAAGGCAGTTCTGCCATGTAGTCAGTGGCTGGAACTACGAATGGACTCCTGAAGGACAGGTTCTTAGCTATGCTGCCACCACTTTGCAGCAGGAGAGTGATGTCGGCCTCAAGAGGACTTCCAAGAGGAAACAAGAGGATGAAGACCAGGCTGCTACCTCCTCCGGCAGTGATCAGAATGAAAGTAGTGCCTCTGGGGCTGGAATGATGCAGCCCCCATCCAAAAAAAGTAGAGTGAGTGTTGCTGCAGAGAGGGAGTACCTGCTATGGGGAAGCCTAGGAAAAGAATTCAGGGGTAGGGAGGAAGTCCCGGTCCACATACCCGAGGCCCTGAAGCCCCTCCTCGTGCAAGATTGGGAGCTGGTGACCCTTGGGAAGAAGCTCTTCAACCTGCCAGCCAAGAAGACCGTCAGTGTCATCCTGTCCGAGTACGCCACCTTCCAGCCAAACTGCCAATCTCGAGACAAAAGGTGCTCTGTCAGTGCATTGGTAGCCATGATCAAAGAGTACTTTGACTTCCTGCTGGCGACCCGACTGCTCTACAAGTTTGAGAAACAGCAACACGCAGAGATCCTGGCTCGTTTCCCCACTCACAAGATGTCCCAAATCTATGGAGGTCCCCACCTGCTGCGTCTCTTCCAGCAGCTGGGCCCCATGCTCACCTACACTTCCCTGGATGACAACAGCCTCAACGTGCTGATGACCCATTTGCAAGATTTCCTAGAGTATTTGGCCCGTAATCCTTCTCAGCTCTTTACAGCAGCCACTGATTACCACCTGGCCACCAAAGAGTACCAGGAAAAAGCTGAGTAA